A genomic segment from Conger conger chromosome 2, fConCon1.1, whole genome shotgun sequence encodes:
- the LOC133122330 gene encoding voltage-dependent calcium channel gamma-4 subunit-like translates to MAWCDRGVQMLLTTVGAFAAFSLMTIAIGTDYWLYSRGYSCNATNITTDETQAQPKKTKGDLTHSGLWRICCIEGINKGSCYRINHFPEDNDYDTDSSEYLLRIVRASSVFPILSTILLLLGGLCVGVGRIYSSKNNILLSAGILFVAAGLSNIIGIIVYISSNAGDPSDKKDEDKKNQYNYGWSFYFGALSFIVAESIGVLAVNIYIEKNKEIRFKARREFVKATSSSSPYSRMPSYRYRRRRSRSSSRSTDPSRETSPVGLKMVSSMPMGEISMYTLTRDPLKSGTAASYSPDHDSGFLQVHNCFPKDLKDGINRRTTPV, encoded by the exons ATGGCGTGGTGTGATCGTGGGGTTCAGATGTTACTGACCACCGTGGGGGCTTTTGCGGCTTTCAGTCTAATGACAATCGCAATTGGTACGGACTACTGGCTTTATTCAAGGGGGTACTCATGCAACGCCACCAACATCACTACGGACGAAACTCAAGCGCAACCTAAGAAAACTAAAGGCgatctcacacactctggaCTGTGGAGAATCTGTTGTATTGAAG GGATCAACAAAGGAAGCTGTTACCGGATCAATCACTTCCCAGAGGACAACGACTATGACACAGACAGCTCTGAGTACCTCCTGC GTATCGTCCGGGCCTCCAGCGTGTTCCCCATCCTCAGcaccatcctgctgctgctgggcggcctgtgtgtgggagtgggcCGCATCTACAGCAGCAAGAACAACATCCTGCTCAGCGCCGGCATCCTGTTCGTCGCAGCAG GCCTGAGCAACATCATCGGCATCATCGTCTACATCTCCAGCAACGCCGGGGACCCCAGCGACAAGAAGGACGAGGACAAGAAGAACCAGTACAACTACGGCTGGTCCTTCTACTTCGGCGCGCTGTCCTTCATCGTGGCGGAGTCCATCGGCGTGCTGGCCGTCAACATCTACATCGAGAAGAACAAGGagatccgcttcaaggcccggCGGGAGTTCGTCAAGGCCACCTCGTCCTCGTCGCCGTACTCCCGCATGCCCAGCTACCGCTACCGCCGGCGGCGCTCCCGCTCCAGCTCCCGCTCCACGGACCCGTCCCGCGAGACCTCGCCCGTGGGGCTGAAGATGGTCAGCTCCATGCCCATGGGCGAGATCTCCATGTACACTCTGACCCGGGACCCGCTCAAGTCCGGCACCGCCGCCTCGTACAGCCCGGATCACGACTCCGGCTTCTTGCAGGTCCACAACTGCTTCCCTAAAGACCTGAAGGACGGGATTAACAGGAGGACAACGCCGGTATGA